Proteins from a single region of Victivallis lenta:
- a CDS encoding phage tail tube protein: protein MAIVLGLDAVLMRGPAGSTGSTEVKNVKDLTLNLESGDADVTTRATKGWRASVATLKEASLEFQILYDTEDEDYNAFADAYFNNTPMALFVTDGNGTGLDADFSITGFSIEQPLEEALAVSVTAKPTASERAPQWTKGSGGGVGG from the coding sequence ATGGCTATTGTACTGGGCCTTGATGCAGTTCTGATGCGCGGCCCCGCCGGTTCGACCGGCTCTACCGAGGTCAAAAACGTCAAGGATTTGACCTTGAATCTTGAGTCAGGCGACGCCGACGTCACGACGCGGGCCACGAAGGGGTGGCGGGCGTCGGTCGCGACTTTGAAAGAGGCGTCGCTGGAATTTCAAATCCTCTACGACACGGAGGATGAGGACTACAACGCCTTTGCCGACGCCTACTTCAACAACACACCGATGGCGTTGTTTGTCACGGACGGCAACGGAACCGGTCTTGACGCGGACTTCTCCATCACCGGATTTTCGATTGAACAGCCTCTGGAGGAAGCGCTTGCTGTGAGCGTCACCGCCAAACCGACCGCCTCGGAACGTGCGCCCCAGTGGACCAAGGGAAGCGGAGGCGGTGTCGGCGGATAA